In one Aromatoleum aromaticum EbN1 genomic region, the following are encoded:
- the apcD gene encoding acetophenone carboxylase subunit delta: MAIPTLEQKLTWLKPAPASSRELDLAAQIDPAQFEIGFQRTNDILDEGMDVFVRSCRCAMGVAGDSLVAIMTADGDIVNGSCGTYLHAVIPPLIIKYILETYGDEIRDGDLWFANDAVYGGVHNPDQMVCMPVYYEGKLVAWTAALVHTTETGAIEPGGMPVSATTRFEEGMNLPPMRIGENFKLREDVVSMFVAFGLRAPSMIAVDLKARCTTADRVRTRIIELCEREGADYVTGLFRKMLQVAEAGARELIEQWPDGKYRCVTFSDAVGLKQGLVRSCYMTLEKKGDRMLVDLSETGPETPSPYNAHPQAAIAHFSNYIYEYLFHSLPISNGTFANIDFKFGKNTCLSPDPRAATSCSVMISTGVMSAVHNACAKAMFSTSLWKQSGASMGNGGNALVLAGQNQWGSSFADMLAYSINTEGQGARPTEDGMDAFGFPWCVFGRAPNTESVENEFPLLVPLSNHWKDSCGHGKYRGGVGTAQVWVAHHVPELYMMAIADNTKLQTPQPLFGGYAPCTVPGIGIRNANIKELMAEGSDKIKLDVETLLAERTIDGKYEIEFQGRSVRPYSNGEVVTFAFSCGGTGYGDPLDRDPKSVEVDLLKGVLTEQTAQNIYKVKWDANLRRVDLDETSRLRAAEHDARRKRGVPYEQFEREWLKQRPDDEILKYYGTWPDAKVAQPLLRA; the protein is encoded by the coding sequence ATGGCTATTCCCACCCTTGAACAGAAACTCACCTGGCTCAAGCCCGCGCCCGCCAGCTCGCGCGAACTCGACTTGGCGGCGCAGATCGATCCCGCGCAGTTCGAAATCGGCTTCCAGCGCACCAACGACATTCTCGACGAAGGCATGGACGTGTTCGTCCGTTCGTGCCGCTGCGCGATGGGCGTCGCTGGTGACTCGCTGGTCGCGATCATGACCGCCGACGGGGACATCGTGAACGGTTCCTGCGGCACCTACCTGCACGCGGTCATCCCGCCGCTGATCATCAAGTACATCCTGGAGACGTACGGCGACGAGATCAGGGACGGCGACCTGTGGTTCGCGAACGATGCGGTGTACGGCGGCGTGCATAACCCGGACCAGATGGTCTGCATGCCGGTGTATTACGAAGGCAAGCTCGTCGCCTGGACCGCAGCGCTCGTGCATACGACCGAGACCGGCGCAATCGAGCCGGGCGGCATGCCGGTGTCGGCGACGACGCGCTTCGAGGAAGGCATGAACCTGCCGCCGATGCGCATCGGCGAGAACTTCAAGCTGCGCGAGGACGTGGTGTCGATGTTCGTCGCCTTCGGCCTGCGTGCTCCGTCGATGATCGCGGTCGACCTCAAGGCCCGCTGCACCACTGCGGACCGCGTGCGCACCCGCATCATCGAACTTTGCGAGCGCGAGGGTGCCGATTACGTGACGGGGCTGTTCCGCAAGATGCTGCAGGTGGCCGAGGCCGGCGCGCGCGAGCTGATCGAGCAGTGGCCCGACGGCAAGTACCGTTGCGTGACCTTCAGCGACGCGGTGGGCCTCAAGCAGGGCCTGGTGCGTTCCTGCTACATGACGCTCGAGAAGAAGGGCGACCGCATGCTGGTCGACCTGTCCGAAACCGGGCCGGAAACGCCGTCCCCGTACAACGCCCATCCGCAGGCCGCGATCGCACACTTCTCGAACTACATCTACGAGTACCTGTTTCATTCGCTGCCGATCTCCAACGGCACCTTTGCGAACATCGACTTCAAGTTTGGCAAGAACACCTGCCTGTCGCCCGACCCGCGTGCGGCGACCTCGTGTTCGGTGATGATCTCCACCGGCGTCATGAGCGCGGTGCATAACGCGTGCGCCAAGGCGATGTTCTCCACCTCGCTGTGGAAGCAGTCGGGTGCGTCGATGGGCAATGGGGGCAACGCACTGGTGCTCGCGGGCCAGAACCAGTGGGGATCGTCCTTCGCCGACATGCTCGCGTATTCGATCAACACCGAGGGCCAGGGGGCCCGGCCGACCGAGGACGGCATGGACGCCTTCGGTTTCCCGTGGTGCGTGTTCGGCCGTGCGCCGAACACCGAGTCGGTCGAGAACGAGTTCCCGCTGCTGGTACCGCTGTCCAATCACTGGAAGGACTCGTGCGGCCACGGCAAGTATCGCGGCGGCGTCGGCACCGCCCAGGTGTGGGTCGCGCACCATGTGCCGGAGCTGTACATGATGGCGATCGCCGACAACACCAAGCTGCAGACCCCACAGCCGCTGTTCGGCGGCTACGCGCCCTGCACCGTGCCGGGAATCGGCATCCGCAACGCCAACATCAAGGAGCTGATGGCCGAAGGCAGCGACAAGATCAAGCTCGACGTCGAGACGCTGCTTGCCGAACGCACGATCGACGGCAAGTACGAGATCGAGTTCCAGGGTCGTTCGGTGCGCCCGTACAGCAACGGCGAAGTCGTCACTTTCGCGTTCTCGTGCGGCGGCACCGGTTACGGCGACCCGCTCGACCGCGATCCGAAGTCGGTCGAGGTCGATCTGCTCAAGGGCGTGCTGACCGAGCAGACCGCGCAGAACATCTACAAGGTGAAGTGGGACGCCAATCTGCGGCGCGTCGATCTCGACGAGACCAGCCGTCTGCGCGCCGCGGAGCACGACGCGCGGCGCAAGCGCGGCGTGCCTTACGAGCAGTTCGAGCGCGAGTGGCTCAAGCAGAGGCCGGATGACGAGATCCTGAAGTACTACGGCACCTGGCCCGATGCGAAGGTTGCGCAACCGCTGTTGCGCGCATAA
- the apcB gene encoding acetophenone carboxylase subunit beta: MYERIRFTEYLDLDLNDEHWYCHDCGTKLISARESYKKGCLVAERRPHEIHNPVIEGEYSFAPDENWVRILEFYCPGCTRQIETEYLPPGHPITVDIEVDIDSLKARLKKGVIVIKDGKLTKPEAEVLA, encoded by the coding sequence ATGTATGAACGCATCCGATTCACCGAGTACCTCGATCTCGACCTCAACGACGAGCATTGGTACTGCCATGACTGCGGCACCAAGCTGATCTCGGCCCGCGAAAGCTACAAGAAGGGCTGCCTGGTCGCCGAACGCCGCCCGCACGAGATCCACAACCCGGTGATCGAGGGTGAATACAGCTTCGCACCCGACGAAAACTGGGTCCGCATCCTGGAGTTCTACTGCCCCGGCTGCACGCGCCAGATCGAAACCGAATACCTGCCGCCGGGCCACCCGATCACGGTCGATATCGAGGTGGATATCGACAGCCTCAAGGCCCGCCTGAAGAAGGGGGTCATCGTGATCAAGGACGGAAAACTGACCAAGCCCGAAGCGGAGGTGCTGGCATGA
- the apcC gene encoding acetophenone carboxylase subunit gamma, with amino-acid sequence MSSLTNQDAINSIDIDVGGTFTDFVLTLDGERHIAKCPTTPHDLSIGFLNAVEAGGDKVGLSVEELLPRIDIIRYSTTVALNRLLQRQGPRIGLLTTEGHEDAILIGRGAQWTDGQRVAERRNIAVQNKPLPLIERDLILGVRERIDSSGSVVRPLDEEDVRTKLRMLMDRGARAIVVSLLWSFMNPAHEKRVREIIREEYKEYHIGFVPVVMSHSVVSKIGEYERTMTAVLDAYLQRSMQNDIGATWDKLRAKGYHGAFLMIHNSGGSADIFKTPASRTFNGGPVAGLMGSAYFANKLGYKNVVAGDVGGTSFDVALVVESSVRNYTFRPVIDKWMVNVTMMQTISVGSGGGSIAKVDRSGTRLEVGPRSAGSMPGPVCYDLGGTEPTVTDADVVLGYINPDTYYGGRMPLNKAKAEKAIREKIAQPLGIETIEAAALIRYIVDENMASAIKREVHMRGYHPEDFVLFAFGGAGPTHMAGLKGDIPKAVVFPAAPVFCAMGSSIMDIVHMYEQSRRMVFMEPGTEKFVVDYEHFNQTVDTMIERARQELRSEGLEVDDASFGLELDMLYGGQVNLKRMSSPLLHIRTAEDALKVYQAFETEFSEAFSPLVVNKPGGVFLDNFVLRVTVPTWKPPIPEYPLQGTDPSAAFLGKRKAYWPETKHWADTPTYQFELLQAGNVIDGPAIVEAELTTIVVPPRQRLSIDTHGLAILEAIDPAPPTKRVSAAAAAIV; translated from the coding sequence ATGAGCTCACTGACCAACCAGGACGCCATCAATTCGATCGACATCGACGTCGGCGGCACCTTCACCGACTTCGTGCTGACGCTCGACGGCGAGCGCCACATCGCGAAGTGCCCGACGACCCCGCATGATCTATCCATCGGCTTCCTCAACGCGGTCGAGGCGGGGGGCGACAAGGTGGGCCTGTCGGTCGAGGAGTTGCTGCCGCGCATCGACATCATCCGCTATTCGACGACGGTCGCCCTCAATCGCCTGCTGCAGCGCCAGGGGCCGCGGATCGGCCTGCTGACCACTGAAGGCCACGAGGACGCGATCCTCATCGGTCGCGGTGCGCAATGGACCGACGGCCAGCGTGTCGCCGAGCGGCGCAACATCGCGGTGCAGAACAAGCCGCTGCCGCTCATCGAGCGCGACCTGATCCTCGGCGTGCGTGAGCGCATCGATTCGAGCGGTTCGGTGGTGCGGCCGCTCGATGAAGAGGACGTACGAACCAAGCTGCGCATGCTGATGGACCGCGGTGCCCGCGCCATCGTCGTGTCGCTGCTGTGGTCCTTCATGAATCCGGCGCATGAGAAGCGCGTGCGGGAAATTATCCGCGAGGAGTACAAGGAATATCACATTGGCTTCGTGCCGGTGGTGATGTCGCACTCCGTGGTCTCGAAGATCGGCGAGTACGAGCGCACGATGACCGCGGTGCTCGACGCCTATCTGCAGCGCTCGATGCAGAACGACATCGGCGCGACCTGGGACAAGCTGCGCGCGAAGGGCTACCACGGCGCCTTCCTGATGATCCACAACTCGGGTGGCAGTGCCGACATCTTCAAGACGCCGGCCTCGCGCACCTTCAACGGTGGCCCGGTCGCAGGCCTCATGGGTTCGGCCTACTTCGCCAACAAGCTCGGTTACAAGAACGTCGTCGCCGGCGACGTCGGCGGCACCAGCTTCGACGTCGCGCTGGTGGTCGAGTCGAGCGTGCGCAACTACACCTTCCGTCCGGTCATCGACAAGTGGATGGTGAACGTCACGATGATGCAGACGATCTCCGTCGGCTCGGGTGGCGGCTCGATCGCGAAAGTCGACCGCAGCGGCACGCGCCTCGAGGTCGGTCCGCGCAGCGCCGGGTCGATGCCCGGACCGGTGTGCTACGACCTCGGCGGCACCGAACCGACGGTCACCGACGCCGACGTCGTGCTCGGCTACATCAACCCTGATACCTACTACGGCGGCCGCATGCCGCTCAACAAGGCCAAGGCCGAGAAGGCGATCCGCGAGAAGATCGCCCAGCCGCTGGGCATCGAGACGATCGAGGCGGCCGCGCTGATCCGCTACATCGTCGACGAGAACATGGCCTCGGCGATCAAGCGCGAAGTGCACATGCGCGGTTATCACCCCGAGGACTTCGTGTTGTTCGCCTTCGGCGGGGCCGGCCCCACCCACATGGCCGGCCTCAAGGGCGATATCCCGAAGGCGGTGGTCTTCCCGGCTGCCCCCGTCTTCTGCGCGATGGGCTCGTCGATCATGGACATCGTGCATATGTACGAGCAGTCGCGCCGCATGGTGTTCATGGAGCCGGGCACAGAGAAGTTCGTCGTGGACTACGAGCACTTCAACCAGACGGTCGACACCATGATCGAGCGGGCCCGCCAGGAGCTGCGGAGCGAAGGGCTGGAAGTCGACGACGCGAGCTTCGGCCTCGAACTCGACATGCTCTACGGCGGCCAGGTGAACCTCAAACGCATGTCCTCGCCGCTGCTGCACATCCGCACCGCGGAGGACGCTTTGAAGGTGTATCAGGCCTTCGAGACGGAATTCTCCGAAGCTTTCAGTCCGTTGGTGGTCAATAAGCCCGGCGGCGTGTTCCTCGACAACTTCGTGCTGCGCGTGACCGTGCCGACGTGGAAGCCGCCGATCCCCGAGTACCCGCTTCAGGGCACGGACCCGAGCGCGGCCTTCCTCGGCAAGCGCAAGGCGTACTGGCCGGAGACCAAGCATTGGGCCGATACGCCGACCTACCAGTTCGAACTGCTGCAGGCCGGCAACGTCATCGACGGCCCGGCGATCGTGGAAGCGGAACTCACGACCATCGTCGTCCCGCCCAGACAGCGCCTTTCGATCGACACCCATGGCCTGGCGATCCTCGAAGCGATCGATCCGGCCCCCCCGACCAAGAGGGTCAGCGCGGCCGCCGCAGCGATCGTCTGA